AGCTAGAAATCTAGGATTGCAGAATCGTCGAATCCTAGCGTGACCTTTGGCGCCACGGCGATCTGGAAGGGGTTCCGGTAGCAGTGTCCTCGTAAAGGGGCAGTTACCACCCCGACCGGCTCTAGCAAGCTAGGATGAAAGAATCCTAGGAATGTCAAATCATAGCTTCCTAGGATCGGCGACGGCTTCCAACCCCGCCCTTTGGGCCGCCGAAGCGCAACAGGGGCCGCGTGGCGCGCGCCAAGCCCCCATGTATGAGGTTGCTTCCTTCCTAGGAATCGCATATCCTAGGAATTTAGGATGTTAGGCTTCTAGCGTCCTAGCGCATACTCCGAGCATCCTAGGAATCTAGCAATGATTATCTCCCTGATTTCCCAGAAAGGGGGGGTCGGCAAATCGGCGTTGGCCCGGCTCCTTGCGGTCGAATACATCCGCGCCGGCTGGACGGTGAAGATTGCCGACCTCGACACGATGCAGGGCACCTCCACCAAGTGGAAAGCGCGCCGCGACCGCGCCGGGATCACCCCCGAAGTCCCGGTCGAGAAGTTCGCGACGGTCGAGCGCGCCATTCGCGAGGCCGAGCGGTTCGACCTCCTCCTGCTGGACGGGCCCGCGCACGCGGAGCAGGGCGGGCGCAGCATGGCCAAGGCCTCCGACCTGATCCTGATCCCGAGCTGCTACGGGCTGGACGACCTGGAGGCGCAGGTCGAGGCCGCCTACGAGCTGGAGGAGGGCGGCATCAACCGCGACCGGATCTGGTTCGTGTTCTCGCGGGTGACCGGTTCCCCGGCCGAGGACGAGGCGGCGCGGGAATATCTAGAGCGCGCGAAGATCAATGTCTTCGAGCCGGTGCTCCCGGAGCTGCCCTCCATCCGCCAGGGGCATAACGGGGGCAAAGCTGCCTCGGAAATCAGCTTTCCAGTGATCCGCGAACGGGCCATCGCCCTTGCCCTTGCGATCGCCACCCAAGCGCGAAGTGTGAAGGAGGCCGCCTAAATGCAGAATCCCTTGAAGATCGCCCCGCCGCCGCCCCGCCGCACGCCCGTGAGCGAGCCGGCGGCCGATGTGGCGGCGCCGCCCGCGCCCGTGGCCCCGGCGGCACCGCCGCCGAAATTCGCCCAGGTCAAGGAGGACGAGCGGGTGCAGTTCAACAAGCGGGTGACGCGCCGCGTCGCCGACGGCTTCGAGATGCTCGCCATCCGTTCGCGCAAGCGGGTGCCGGAGCTGCTGGCGGAAGCCCTGGAACTGCTGGAAGAACGCTACGGCAAGGTCTAGTTTCCTATGTTCCTAGCATCCTAGGATTTTTGGGAGTCAGGCGGCTTGCTGCCGATGCGCGGCGCTTTCAAACCAACGGATGCCGCGTTTCGACGAGAGCTATGCTGGAAACTGGGTGACGGCCCGATCAGGCGGCGGTCTGCACTGAGGTCTCGATGACCTCGAGGCCGTTGCGGAATCTGACACCCCGGACGACCTTGGGCAACTGGTTCTCGCCCTTCAGGCGGCGCCATGTCTTGGCGGCCATCATCACCAGTTTGAAAACCATGAGGCGGGCAGTGTCCTGCGAGAGCGCACCCTTGGTCCGTACCGTGCGCAGGCGAACGGTGGAGAACACGCTTTCGATCGGGTTGGACGTGCGCAGATGATCCCAGTGCTCAGCCGGGAAGTCGTAGAAGGTCAGCAGCGCGTCACGGTCCTTGAGCAGGCAGGCAACGGCCTTGGCGTATTTCGCCGCATATTTCTCGGCGAACGTATCCACGGCATCCTCGGCGGTGGCACGGTCGGGGGCCTGCCAGATTTCACGTAGGTCATGCTTCACCGCGGGCTGAACCGACTTGGGCAGCTTGTCGAGGATATTCGCGGTTTTATGCACCCAGCAGCGCTGATGCCGGGTGGTCGGGAACACCTCCCCCAGTGCCTTCCAGAAGCCGAGACTTCCATCCCCGGTGGCCACCCGCGGCGCAACCGCCAGGCCGCGGGCCTTGAGGTCGACCAGCAGTTCGCGCCAGCTCTGCGCGCTCTCGCGCATCCCGACCTGAAAGCCCACGAGTTCCTTCTTGCCCTCCGGGGTGGCGCCGATCAGGACCAACATGCACTCGGCCTGCGGCTCCATGCGCGCCTGCAGGTAGACGCCATCGGCCCAGAGATAGACGTAATGCCGGGCCGACAGATCACGGCGCTGCCAGCGGGTATAGTCCGCCTGCCATTCGTCCCGCAGACGGCCAATGACGGAAGGCGACAGGTTCGGCGCCTCCGGGCCGAGCAGCGCCTTCAGCGCCTCCTGGAAATCGCCCATCGAGACCCCACGCAGGTAGAGGATCGGCAACAGCGCATCCAGGCTGCGCGTCCGCCGCGCCCAGCGCGGCAGCAGCGCCGAGGTGAAGCGGATCCGCTCCGCTTCGGACGGGGCGCCGCGATCGCGCAGCTTCACCCGCCGCACCGGAACCGGCCCGATGCCGGTCTGCACCAGGCGCTCCGGGCCGTGCCCGTGTCGCACCAGCCGCTCGCGTCCGTCCGGCAGGCGCAAGCCGCGCATTTCCGCCAGGAACGCCTCGGCTTCCGCTTCCACCGCCTGCGCCAGCAGCCGCCGGGCGCCGTTCCTCAGCACCGCTGTCAGCGGGTCATCCATCTCATCGGGCTGACGCAGGGCAACAACTCTGGTATCGCTCGTCATGGCGTATCGCTCCTTCGGGAGGTTCTGGCAGGCTCGTCACCCGCCTCGATACGCCGCCTCACTCAGGCCGTCGTCACCCAGTTTCCCCCATAGCTCAAGGCGAGGGGGCTGTCGCCGCCTTCGTAGAACACCGCTTGCGCCAGCGCGTGCACAAGCGCGGCCAGCGCCACGTCCGGCCGGTCGGCCAGCAAGGCCCGCAGCGCCGCCGTCCGCTGCGCGACAAGGTCCGCCGCGACCGCGCCGGAGAGGCGCGGCGCTGGCCCGGATGGCCCGTCTTCCGCGCCGGTGGCGGCATCGGCGGCGGACGGTTCCGGCCTCTTGGCGGGGCGCACAAGGCCGCGCACAACGGCGAGGGCGCCGTCGGGCCGGATGCCGACGAACGCGCCGCCGCGGGCCTTCTGCCGGTCGCTGAACACGAAAGCGGCGGCGGACAGCGCGGCGATCGCGGCGTCGAGCGCGTCGCACCGCGCCCATTCCGCGTCGGTGAGCGACTCCTGTTCGGCAAGCCGCTCCCGCTCCCGCTGCGCCTTGGCGAGGGCCTTGGCCTGCGCGGGGGGCAAAGGCTGGCGCTTGCCGCGCAGTTCCTCGAAGCCGCGCAAGAGATCGAAATCGATCTCGGGCGCGACGGTGACCCATTGCCAGCCTTCCGCGCGGACGGCCGCCGCTTCGCGCGCCAGCTTTTCGCTGACCAGCCGGTCGAGCAGGGCCGGATCGGTCAGGTAGCTCTGGGTCTGGAAAAGGTCGTTCACGACCGCGCCGCCCGCCGCGACATAGGCTTCGACGGTCACGAACTGCGCCCGCCGGTCGCTGGCAGGCACATGCGCCGCTGTCAGGCGCTTGCGGAGGGCAGGGGCGCTGCGCTGCCAGTCCGGCGCTTCGAACCACGCGGCTTCCTGCGCCGCGTGATCGTCGCTGACGGTGAAAGCCATCAACTGGTCGAGGGTCATGGCCCCTTCGCGGTAGAGCGCGAACAGCGTGGGGCTGACGGCGGCGAGCTTGAGCCGTTGCCGCACCGCGTGGGCCGTCACGCCGAAACGGGCTGCGATTTCGTCCGGCCCGTGGCCGCCGTCGACCAGCGCCTTAAAGGCGACGAACTGGTCGGCGGGATGCATCGCCTGCCGCATTTCGTTCTCGGCGAGGCTGATCTCGCTGGCCGTCTCGCCGGTCAGAACGTGGCAGGGAATCGGCGCGTCCTTGGCGAGGGCTTTGCGCTTCGCCAGCAGCTTCAGGGCGGCAAGGCGGCGGCCGCCGGCGACCACCTCGAACCTGCCGCTCTCTGTTGGGCGGACCTGCAAGTTCTGCAAGAGGCCGTGCGCCTCGATGCTGGCGGCGAGTTCGCCAAGGCCGGAAGCGGCCCCGGTTTTCCGCACATTGGCCGGGGAAGGCACAAGCTGTGAAAGAGGAATGGTCTTGATCGTCATGGCTGAAACTCCTGTGTGTTGAAGAGGGAAAGAAAAACGGGCGGCCAGTAACGGCCGCCCGTTCGCGTTCAGTATTCGCTGGGCACAAGGATCGTGTTGTTGGTGCAGTAGAGGTTCACGCCTTCGGCGGGGAAGTCGGTGAACGGGATTTCTTTGGAAAGCACGACCCCCCCGTTGCCGTCCTCGCAGGTGAGGGTGGCGGTCTGGTCGGGCCGCACCACGAGTTTCCAGAACTGGAAATCCTCTTTCTTCACCGCCGCCACAAACCGGTTGGCGAGGGCGATCTCGTCCAAGAGCCAATAGGCTTCGGCGGTGTCTGCGACATACTTGGCCCCGTCGGTGATGAGGATGGCGGGGACAAGCGGATGGCGGTACCAGCATGTGGTGCCGGTAAACTGCATAAGGTCCGCTCTGCGGAACGTCTTGCCGTGTGCGTCGTTCATGGCCGTTTCCTTTCTTGGTTGGTTTTGGGGTTGCAGCTGCTGCTGCAACCCTTGCCCATCGGCGAGATCGGGGTGTGCAAACGGAAAGGGCCTTCTCGGGAGACCGGCAAAAGCAACGGCGTCTGCGCGCCCTTGCGCGAAACGCCGTCTGTCTTTTTCCGGCGGAAGGCCCTTGGAGTGCGCCGAGGGGCTGGCCCCTAAGCAGGGGCCGCGTCTGCGGCCCGCATGAGGCACGTGAGGGATCGTGACCCGCAGGGCCGAGACCCGCAGGGGCTCGGGGCGAAGCCTAGAGCCCGGCCCCCCCTTGCGGGGGGACACGCCCCGTTCGCCACGGTTATGGCGTCCAGATCAAGGTTGCGGAGGGTGGCGCTGGAGAATTTCGGAAAGCGCCGCGTCGTCCTGTTGGCGGCGGCGATCAGCGCCGGGATCATCGACGCGCAGAGCGGGAAAGGACGAGGGCTGCGCGGTCGTCAGTTCACCCGCCGCTTGATCACATACAGGGCTTGCTTGCCGGTGTATTCGAGATGCGCGAAGGCCTCGGCGTCGGTGCCGAAGTCCGGTTCGATCAGCATTTGCAGGAACAGATTGCCGGAAATGCCTTCAATCTCGCGGATGCGTCGCGCGGCCGCCGTCACGCTCTCGAAGGTGCCCGCCTCCACCCATTCGCAGGCCGCGTTCGTCATCATCAGCCGCCACATGCGCCCCCTGGGGTGGTTGGTTCAGAGAGC
This genomic window from Rhodovastum atsumiense contains:
- a CDS encoding ParA family protein, with the protein product MIISLISQKGGVGKSALARLLAVEYIRAGWTVKIADLDTMQGTSTKWKARRDRAGITPEVPVEKFATVERAIREAERFDLLLLDGPAHAEQGGRSMAKASDLILIPSCYGLDDLEAQVEAAYELEEGGINRDRIWFVFSRVTGSPAEDEAAREYLERAKINVFEPVLPELPSIRQGHNGGKAASEISFPVIRERAIALALAIATQARSVKEAA
- a CDS encoding IS256 family transposase, producing MTSDTRVVALRQPDEMDDPLTAVLRNGARRLLAQAVEAEAEAFLAEMRGLRLPDGRERLVRHGHGPERLVQTGIGPVPVRRVKLRDRGAPSEAERIRFTSALLPRWARRTRSLDALLPILYLRGVSMGDFQEALKALLGPEAPNLSPSVIGRLRDEWQADYTRWQRRDLSARHYVYLWADGVYLQARMEPQAECMLVLIGATPEGKKELVGFQVGMRESAQSWRELLVDLKARGLAVAPRVATGDGSLGFWKALGEVFPTTRHQRCWVHKTANILDKLPKSVQPAVKHDLREIWQAPDRATAEDAVDTFAEKYAAKYAKAVACLLKDRDALLTFYDFPAEHWDHLRTSNPIESVFSTVRLRTVRTKGALSQDTARLMVFKLVMMAAKTWRRLKGENQLPKVVRGVRFRNGLEVIETSVQTAA
- a CDS encoding DUF6876 family protein; this translates as MNDAHGKTFRRADLMQFTGTTCWYRHPLVPAILITDGAKYVADTAEAYWLLDEIALANRFVAAVKKEDFQFWKLVVRPDQTATLTCEDGNGGVVLSKEIPFTDFPAEGVNLYCTNNTILVPSEY
- a CDS encoding ParB/RepB/Spo0J family partition protein, which produces MTIKTIPLSQLVPSPANVRKTGAASGLGELAASIEAHGLLQNLQVRPTESGRFEVVAGGRRLAALKLLAKRKALAKDAPIPCHVLTGETASEISLAENEMRQAMHPADQFVAFKALVDGGHGPDEIAARFGVTAHAVRQRLKLAAVSPTLFALYREGAMTLDQLMAFTVSDDHAAQEAAWFEAPDWQRSAPALRKRLTAAHVPASDRRAQFVTVEAYVAAGGAVVNDLFQTQSYLTDPALLDRLVSEKLAREAAAVRAEGWQWVTVAPEIDFDLLRGFEELRGKRQPLPPAQAKALAKAQRERERLAEQESLTDAEWARCDALDAAIAALSAAAFVFSDRQKARGGAFVGIRPDGALAVVRGLVRPAKRPEPSAADAATGAEDGPSGPAPRLSGAVAADLVAQRTAALRALLADRPDVALAALVHALAQAVFYEGGDSPLALSYGGNWVTTA